One window of the Cryptomeria japonica chromosome 7, Sugi_1.0, whole genome shotgun sequence genome contains the following:
- the LOC131035824 gene encoding cinnamoyl-CoA reductase 1-like: FNQLRLVCLHKPKEKRGFSKLGFSHTLEMKKQTVCVTGAGGFIASWLVKMLLSKGYTVRGAVRNPEDSKYEHLRELEGGKERLHLVKADILDYDTLSEVLRGCDGVFHMACLLTDDPQQVIEPAVKGTVNVLEASAKCGVKRIVFTSSIGAVYMDPNRDPHLVVDENCWSDLDYCIQTKNWYCYAKTVAEKAAWKMAQERNLDMVVVNPCLVLGPLLQSSINASTAHIMKYLTGSAKTYANLTQAYVDVRDVAEAHILVYETPSACGRYLCAESNMHRAQLVQMLAKLFPQYPSPTKCSDEKNPKKEPFKFSTQKLKDLGLSFTPINKCLIDTVVSLQDKEFLP, from the exons TTTAATCAGCTTCGTTTGGTATGCCTACATAAGCCCAAGGAAAAGAGAGGTTTTTCCAAACTTGGGTTTTCTCATACTCTGGAAATGAAGAAGCAGACAGTTTGTGTGACAGGAGCAGGAGGGTTCATCGCCTCATGGCTTGTCAAGATGTTGTTAAGCAAGGGATATACTGTTAGAGGAGCAGTACGAAATCCTG aggatagcaagtatgagcatctGAGAGAGTTGGAAGGAGGAAAAGAGAGGCTTCACCTTGTCAAAGCTGATATTCTTGATTATGACACCCTCTCTGAGGTTCTTAGAGGATGTGATGGTGTGTTCCACATGGCCTGCCTTCTCACAGATGACCCA CAACAAGTGATAGAACCAGCAGTGAAGGGGACAGTCAACGTGTTAGAAGCCTCTGCAAAATGTGGAGTGAAAAGGATTGTGTTCACCTCTTCAATAGGTGCAGTTTACATGGACCCAAACAGAGATCCCCACCTTGTGGTTGATGAGAACTGCTGGAGTGATTTGGATTATTGCATTCAAACCAAA AACTGGTACTGCTATGCCAAAACTGTTGCAGAGAAAGCTGCATGGAAGATGGCCCAAGAGAGGAATTTGGATATGGTGGTGGTTAACCCATGTTTGGTTTTGGGTCCTTTGTTGCAGTCTTCCATCAATGCCAGCACTGCTCATATTATGAAATACTTGACTG GATCTGCAAAAACATATGCAAACTTAACTCAGGCATATGTGGACGTAAGAGATGTTGCAGAGGCTCACATATTGGTGTATGAGACACCATCTGCTTGTGGGCGATATCTGTGTGCAGAAAGCAACATGCACAGAGCTCAACTAGTCCAAATGTTGGCCAAATTATTTCCACAATACCCATCTCCTACAAA GTGTTCAGATGAGAAAAATCCAAAGAAAGAGCCTTTTAAATTCTCAACTCAGAAGCTCAAAGACCTGGGCCTTTCATTTACGCCTATAAACAAGTGCCTGATTGACACAGTAGTGAGCTTACAGGACAAGGAATTTCTTCCCTAG